From a region of the Constantimarinum furrinae genome:
- a CDS encoding shikimate dehydrogenase family protein: MAKYGLIGRDIGYSFSKTFFTTKFEKEERKDSYVNFDIENIGLLPEIVRKHSDLKGLNVTIPYKTEVIPLLDRVDKEAQKIGAVNTIKILADGTLVGYNTDHYGFAKTLSDLLPLKHKTALILGSGGASRAIEYVLKAMEFKYLVVSRGKKEWTLPYSKLTRDVIESHCLIVNCTPLGTYPNILECPKLPYQFLGKNHVLYDLIYNPSESEFLKRGFIQGARVQNGLKMLEFQAKKSWSIWKS, translated from the coding sequence ATGGCTAAATACGGATTAATTGGTCGTGATATTGGCTATTCATTTTCAAAAACCTTTTTTACAACTAAGTTCGAAAAGGAAGAGCGAAAAGACAGTTATGTGAATTTCGATATTGAGAATATCGGTTTACTTCCGGAGATCGTAAGAAAACACTCCGACCTTAAAGGGCTTAATGTTACTATTCCCTATAAGACAGAAGTAATTCCGCTATTAGACCGGGTCGATAAGGAAGCTCAAAAAATTGGCGCTGTCAATACTATAAAGATTCTGGCAGATGGAACTTTAGTGGGTTATAATACAGATCATTATGGCTTTGCCAAAACGCTATCCGATTTATTGCCGTTAAAGCACAAAACGGCACTCATTTTAGGAAGTGGTGGTGCCTCAAGGGCCATAGAATATGTCCTGAAAGCCATGGAATTTAAATACCTAGTGGTCTCCCGTGGTAAAAAGGAATGGACCCTACCCTATTCTAAGCTTACGAGGGATGTGATCGAGTCACATTGTCTCATTGTAAATTGTACGCCCTTGGGTACTTATCCTAATATTCTGGAGTGTCCTAAGCTACCCTATCAATTTTTAGGCAAGAATCATGTGTTGTATGATCTCATCTACAATCCCAGTGAATCTGAATTTTTAAAACGAGGCTTCATACAGGGAGCAAGAGTTCAAAACGGTTTGAAAATGCTGGAATTTCAGGCAAAAAAATCCTGGAGCATCTGGAAATCCTAA
- a CDS encoding DUF349 domain-containing protein: MSDKKAPKEKEISETPEAETEINKEENKAETSESLVEEKASDEAAPSSEKKTRDESVTTSEETPREEITITAEQIATETTEASSNVNTEEKKVDEEEEVDDEEEEEIASSDDDDDDSDSEETEDEKDYHALSKKELIAELQSLLKNKAVQHIKNEVEEIRAEFNAKFNEELEHKKEEFLAEGGNIIDFYYTTPLKKEFSSLYFDYKEKRNNYYKSLKNDLQANLNKRLELIEELKGLLNAEENINTTYKHFKDIQERWHVAGAIPRDKYNIVWNTYHHHVENFYDFLHLNREFRDLDFKHNLEQKLKLIGRAEELGQEENVNKAFRELQMLHKMWKEEIGPVAKEFRDEVWDKFSAATKIVHDKRQDYLKEQEKHFETNLEKKKQLIEEIAEVTKNTNSSHQAWQNAIKKVQELRDAYFESGKVPRSNTKEIWNAFKEVTRNFNREKNSFYKNQKKEQYSNLEKKRELIKIAEANKDSEDFNEVTSLMKKIQSDWKKIGHVPRKDSDKVWKQFKAACNHYFNRLHASKNEANKEEIANFEAKQKMLDAIDKLELTGDNEADLKTIKEHISAWKEVGRVPYNKKNIQKKFNQKLDGLFEKLNLSKKETELIKFENKLDAIVSQEDERKLQNEQFFISKKIGEVKGEIRQLENNLGFFQNADSNNPLVKEVRKNIAKHKEQLEVWKEKLSKIKSARNA; the protein is encoded by the coding sequence ATGTCAGACAAAAAAGCACCGAAAGAAAAAGAAATCTCCGAAACTCCCGAAGCAGAAACTGAGATCAATAAGGAAGAGAATAAAGCAGAAACTTCTGAAAGTCTTGTTGAAGAAAAAGCATCGGATGAGGCAGCACCCTCTTCTGAAAAAAAGACTCGGGACGAGTCGGTCACCACTTCCGAAGAAACTCCCCGGGAGGAGATTACAATAACAGCCGAACAAATAGCTACTGAAACTACAGAAGCATCTTCCAATGTTAATACCGAAGAAAAAAAGGTTGACGAAGAGGAAGAGGTGGATGACGAAGAGGAGGAAGAAATTGCTTCTTCTGATGATGATGACGATGATAGCGATAGTGAAGAAACCGAAGATGAAAAGGACTACCACGCACTTTCAAAAAAGGAGCTTATCGCCGAACTACAGTCTTTATTAAAGAATAAGGCTGTTCAGCATATAAAGAATGAGGTAGAGGAGATTCGTGCCGAATTCAATGCGAAATTCAATGAAGAATTAGAGCACAAGAAAGAAGAGTTCCTTGCAGAAGGTGGCAATATTATCGACTTCTATTACACTACACCTTTAAAAAAGGAATTTAGTTCCTTATATTTCGATTATAAGGAAAAGCGTAACAACTACTATAAGAGTTTAAAAAATGACCTTCAAGCCAACCTCAACAAAAGGCTGGAATTGATCGAGGAACTCAAGGGCTTGTTAAACGCTGAAGAGAATATAAACACCACTTACAAACATTTTAAAGATATACAGGAGCGCTGGCATGTCGCCGGTGCCATTCCGCGTGATAAATACAATATAGTTTGGAACACCTATCATCATCATGTTGAGAATTTTTATGACTTCCTGCACTTAAACCGTGAATTCAGGGATCTGGATTTTAAGCACAATCTCGAACAAAAACTAAAACTCATAGGCAGAGCCGAAGAACTGGGGCAGGAAGAAAATGTGAATAAGGCCTTCAGGGAACTACAAATGCTCCACAAAATGTGGAAGGAAGAAATTGGTCCTGTCGCCAAAGAATTCCGCGACGAAGTTTGGGATAAGTTTAGTGCTGCTACCAAAATTGTACACGATAAACGTCAGGATTACCTCAAAGAACAAGAAAAGCACTTCGAAACCAATCTGGAAAAGAAGAAGCAACTTATTGAGGAAATAGCCGAAGTAACTAAAAATACGAACAGTAGTCATCAGGCCTGGCAAAACGCTATTAAAAAAGTTCAGGAGTTGAGAGATGCTTATTTTGAATCGGGGAAGGTACCTCGTTCTAACACAAAGGAAATCTGGAATGCCTTTAAGGAAGTTACTCGAAATTTTAACAGGGAGAAAAATTCCTTTTATAAGAACCAAAAGAAAGAGCAATACAGCAATCTTGAGAAAAAGCGGGAGCTAATAAAGATCGCTGAAGCCAATAAGGATAGTGAGGATTTTAATGAAGTCACTTCCTTGATGAAGAAGATTCAGAGTGATTGGAAAAAAATTGGTCATGTGCCCCGAAAGGACAGCGACAAGGTGTGGAAACAATTTAAAGCGGCTTGCAACCACTATTTTAACCGATTGCACGCCTCCAAGAATGAGGCCAATAAAGAAGAGATCGCCAATTTCGAAGCTAAGCAAAAAATGCTTGATGCCATCGATAAACTTGAATTGACAGGCGATAATGAAGCCGATCTAAAAACTATTAAGGAACATATATCAGCTTGGAAAGAAGTTGGCAGGGTTCCTTATAACAAGAAGAACATCCAGAAAAAATTCAATCAGAAACTGGATGGACTCTTCGAAAAATTGAATTTAAGTAAGAAGGAAACAGAGCTTATTAAATTCGAGAATAAATTGGATGCCATCGTATCTCAGGAGGATGAACGAAAACTACAGAATGAGCAGTTCTTTATTTCAAAGAAAATTGGTGAAGTAAAAGGTGAGATTCGCCAGTTAGAGAATAATTTGGGCTTCTTTCAGAATGCAGATTCGAACAATCCATTGGTGAAGGAAGTTCGCAAGAACATTGCCAAGCACAAAGAACAGCTAGAAGTCTGGAAGGAAAAACTTTCTAAGATCAAGTCGGCGCGAAACGCCTAG